One genomic segment of Fundulus heteroclitus isolate FHET01 chromosome 10, MU-UCD_Fhet_4.1, whole genome shotgun sequence includes these proteins:
- the LOC110366529 gene encoding gastrula zinc finger protein XlCGF57.1, which produces MSEMMKVEAEVPGGLSLVSSKPAASSSELEQKQDIKDSMLPVHQMLIIKEEVPHGWSCSLDQGNPEPPHIKKEEEELWISKEEDQFMVQSEKEKTVLSELHQIKTKNNSDTLPTSSSAEQNGTEPDGEDCGNPDPVMNQDLLYSFQQSKVTVNKKDKSSKLSNTLGGQHEGHTAEKTFNCNVCGKMFKNQRSVKLHMITHAAKTDPKHICDLCGKGFRVKNWLQTHMRLHTGERPFACDVCCKRFHKKQCLKSHMRVHSGEKPFSCDTCGRTFKEIKSLRNHLWVHATERPFVCDVCEKGFSQQSDLKIHMRIHTGEKPFICGVCSKGFSWQESLKKHMHVHTGEKPFKCNICGKEFSQASKLKNHMFNHSEEKPFTCDVCGKGFSQQSTLKIHLLVHSQEKLFTCSVCGKGFSQQSHVKRHMHVHTGEKQFICSVCSKRFVTNGDLRKHARVHTGEKPFSCSVCNKRFSQNSHRQIHMRVHTGEKPFICKICGKRFSQQHHAKGHMRFHTVEKPFSCGVVKDCHKDMI; this is translated from the exons ATGTCTGAGATGATGAAGGTTGAAGCAGAGGTGCCTGGAGGACTCAGTTTGGTGTCCTCCAAACCTGCAGCATCCTCatcagaactggagcagaaacAAGACATAAAAGATTCCA TGTTGCCAGTCCACCAAATGTTGATAATTAAAGAAGAGGTTCCTCATGGATGGAGCTGCAGTTTAGACCAGGGGAATCCAGAGCCCCCCCACATaaagaaggaagaggaggaactGTGGATCAGTAAGGAGGAAGACCAGTTTATGGTTcagagtgaaaaagaaaaaactgtgtTATCAGAGCTTCAtcaaatcaaaaccaaaaacaatagTGACACACTTCCAACCAGCAGCTCAGCTGAACAGAATGGAACAGAACCTGATGGAGAGGACTGTGGAAACCCAGATCCAGTGATGAACCAAGATCTATTATACTCTTTTCAACAAAGCAAAGTGACagttaataaaaaagataaaagttcAAAACTTTCTAACACACTTGGAGGTCAGCATGAAGGACACacagcagagaaaacatttaattgtaaTGTTTGTGGGAAAATGTTCAAAAATCAGCGTTCTGTTAAATTACATATGATAACTCATGCTGCCAAGACGGACCCGAAACATATCTGTGATCTTTGTGGTAAAGGGTTTAGAGTAAAAAATTGGCTTCAGACACATATGAGATTACATACTGGAGAGAGACCATTTGCTTGTGATGTTTGTTGTAAAAGGTTTCATAAAAAGCAATGTCTTAAAAGTCACATGAGGGTTCACTCAGGAGAGAAACCCTTTTCTTGTGACACTTGTGGCAGAAcatttaaagagataaaaagtcTCAGAAACCACTTGTGGGTTCACGCCACAGAGAGACcatttgtttgtgatgtatgtgaaaAAGGGTTTTCACAACAATCTGATCTAAAGATTCATATGCGTATTCACACGGGAGAGAAACCTTTTATTTGTGGTGTGTGCAGTAAAGGATTTTCATGGCAAGAGAGTCTAAAGAAACACATGCATGTTCACACTGGAGAGAAaccttttaaatgtaatatttgtgGTAAAGAATTTTCACAAGCAAGTAAATTGAAAAATCACATGTTTAATCACTCTGAGGAGAAGCCATTTACTTGTGATGTCTGTGGGAAAGGATTTTCACAACAGAGTACCCTTAAAATTCATTTGCTTGTTCATTCTCAAGAGAAGCTTTTTACTTGTAGCGTTTGTGGTAAAGGATTTTCTCAACAAAGTCATGTCAAGCGTCACATGCAtgtccacacaggagagaaacaatTTATTTGTAGTGTTTGTAGTAAACGGTTTGTAACAAATGGTGATCTAAGGAAACATGCACGtgttcacacaggagagaagccttttaGCTGTAGTGTTTGCAATAAAAGGTTTTCCCAAAACAGTCATCGACAGATTCACATGCGtgttcacacaggagagaaaccctttATCTGTAAGATTTGTGGGAAAAGATTTTCACAACAACATCATGCAAAGGGGCACATGCGTTTTCACACAGTTGAGAAACCATTCAGTTGTGGTGTTGTAAAAGATTGTCACAAAGACATGATCTAA
- the LOC105939471 gene encoding zinc finger protein OZF: MSEMVKVEAEDPGGLRLVPPIPAAPTLDLGEKQDKDLKFPVYRLLMIKEEVPHDGCSNFDQVDPKPSHIKEEKEEQWISQEGEHLTVKSEDEEKPQLAEIIRIKTDGNQDTEVSTSSSAEQMKRETDGEDFGEPQPDRVPVPEGFSQQSKITVQKKRKRSKLCLIYKRQVGIQGDKPFGCDVCGKRFKRRTHIKLHMMIHTGKTEHSCDVCSKGFKDKTSLLTHMRLHTGERPFACHDCGKRFHAKGILKAHLKVHSEEKPFSCDVCGSKFKMKATLKKHMPIHLKEKPFVCSVCSKGFSQQTNLSVHMSVHTSEKPFICNICSKGFSLPQFLKRHMSVHTGEKSFVCSVCYKGFSRQNCLKIHMHIHTGEKPFSCCICSKGFSRPAYLRKHMNVHMV, encoded by the exons ATGTCAGAGATGGTGAAGGTTGAAGCAGAGGACCCTGGAGGACTCCGTTTGGTGCCCCCTATACCTGCAGCACCCACATTAGACCTGGGGGAGAAACAAGACAAAGATCTCA AGTTTCCAGTATATCGACTGTTGATGATTAAAGAAGAGGTTCCTCATGATGGATGCTCCAATTTTGACCAGGTGGATCCAAAACCCTCTCACATTaaggaggaaaaggaggaaCAGTGGATCAGTCAAGAGGGAGAACATCTTACTGTGAAGAGTGAAGATGAAGAGAAACCTCAGTTGGCAGAAATTATTCGCATCAAAACTGACGGCAACCAAGACACAGAAGTTTCAACCAGCAGTTCAGCTGAACAgatgaaaagagaaacagatggAGAGGACTTTGGAGAACCACAACCAGACAGAGTCCCAGTTCCAGAGGGTTTTTCTCAGCAAAGTAAGATCacagttcagaaaaaaagaaaaagatctaAACTGTGTTTAATCTATAAAAGACAAGTAGGAATTCAAGGTGATAAACCATTTGGTTGCGATGTCTGCGGTAAAAGGTTCAAACGTCGGACTCATATTAAACTACATATGATGATTCACACTGGAAAGACGGAACATAGCTGTGATGTTTGCAGTAAAGGGTTTAAAGACAAGACTTCTCTGCTTACACACATGAGACTCCACACTGGAGAGAGACCATTTGCCTGTCATGATTGTGGTAAAAGGTTTCATGCAAAGGGAATTCTTAAAGCTCACCTGAAGGTCCATTCAGAAGAAAAACCTTTTTCCTGTGATGTTTGTGGatcaaaatttaaaatgaaagcaacTCTTAAAAAGCACATGCCGATCCACCTCAAAGAGAAACCATTTGTTTGTAGTGTTTGCAGTAAAGGATTTTCACAACAGACTAATCTTAGTGTTCACATGAGTGTTCACACAAGTGAGAAACCgtttatttgtaatatttgcaGTAAGGGATTTTCACTGCCTCAGTTTCTAAAGAGACACATGTCTGTCCACACAGGAGAAAAATCGTTTGTTTGCAGTGTTTGCTATAAAGGATTTTCGCGACAAAATTGTCTGAAAATTCACATGCATATTCACACGGGAGAGAAGCCGTTTAGTTGTTGTATTTGCAGCAAAGGATTTTCACGGCCAGCATATCTGAGAAAACACATGAATGTCCACATGGTATGA
- the LOC110366366 gene encoding gastrula zinc finger protein XlCGF57.1, with translation MKAGSAVKVTNQDCKKKKKRRIPGVQRMSEMMKVEAEEPGGLSLVFPRPAASSSELEQKQDSKDLIHQISVIKEEVPHNWSSSLDRQDSETPLIKEEEEERSITQEEQQLTVKSEDEEKPQLSKAHQIKTEDNRETGAPTSCLTEQKKTQPDGESCEEPDRNPDPECSYQKSKEKVHTRGKRPKACAKIKTQGQVHAREKSFGCNVCGKRFKRETNFKLHMMIHNEKREHVCNLCSKAFKVKRALQTHMRRHTGEKPFACDECGRRFHAKSNLTSHLKVHSEEKPFSCGVCGTRFIRNENLKRHMWIHTTEKPFVCSICSKGFSLQQRLETHMRAHKGEKLFMCSVCSKGFSRHENLKRHLRVHTGEKPYICSFCCKGFSLQETLKSHMRVHTGEKPFICSICSQGFSLQQNLKSHMHVHTGEKPFICSVCSKGFSRQVYLKSHVKVHTAPFSCRNCNKCFMNELQLERHMRFHSEERPFSCDVCKSRFNQKIHLESHMRVHSEEKPFVCHVCSKAFSRPGDLNRHMGVHKGCS, from the exons ATGAAAGCTGGATCTGCTGTCAAGGTTACAAACCAggattgtaaaaagaaaaaaaaaaggagaatccCAGGTGTGCAGAGGATGTCTGAAATGATGAAGGTTGAAGCAGAGGAGCCTGGAGGACTCAGTTTGGTGTTCCCCAGACCTGCAGCATCCTCatcagaactggagcagaaacAAGACAGCAAAGATCTCA TTCATCAAATATCGGTGATTAAAGAAGAGGTCCCCCATAACTGGAGCTCTAGTCTGGACCGGCAGGACTCAGAGACCCCCCTCataaaggaggaagaggaggaacgATCCATCACTCAGGAGGAACAGCAACTTACTGTGAAGAGTGAAGATGAAGAGAAACCTCAGTTATCAAAGGCTCATCAAATCAAAACTGAAGACAACAGAGAGACTGGAGCTCCAACCAGCTGCTTGACTGAGCAGAAGAAAACACAACCTGATGGAGAAAGCTGTGAAGAACCAGACAGGAACCCAGATCCAGAATGTTCCTACCAGAAAAGTAAGGAGAAGGTACACACAAGAGGTAAAAGACCTAAGGCGTGTGCCAAAATAAAGACTCAGGGCCAAGTCCATGCAAGAGAGAAATCCTTCGGTTGCAATGTTTGCGGCAAAAGATTCAAACGTGAGActaattttaaattacacatGATGATTCATAATGAAAAGAGAGAGCATGTATGTAACCTTTGTAGTAAAGCATTTAAAGTAAAGCGTGCTCTTCAGACGCATATGCGACGGCACACTGGAGAGAAACCATTTGCCTGTGACGAATGTGGCAGAAGGTTCCATGCGAAGAGTAATCTCACAAGTCACTTGAAGGTCCACTCAGAGGAAAAACCCTTTTCTTGTGGGGTTTGTGGTACAAGATTTATAAGAAATGAAAATCTTAAACGGCACATGTGGATCCACACTACGGAGAAGCCGTTTGTTTGTAGTATTTGCAGTAAAGGGTTTTCCCTGCAGCAGAGGCTTGAAACTCACATGCGTGCTCACAAGGGAGAGAAACTATTCATGTGTAGTGTTTGCAGTAAAGGGTTTTCCCGACACGAGAATCTGAAAAGACACTTGCGTGTGCACACGGGGGAGAAGCCGTACATCTGCAGTTTTTGTTGCAAAGGGTTTTCACTGCAAGAGACGTTAAAGAGTCACATGCGCGTCCACACGGGAGAGAAACCGTTTATCTGCAGTATTTGTAGTCAAGGATTTTCCCTACAGCAAAATCTGAAGAGTCACATGCAcgttcacacaggagaaaaacCTTTCATTTGTAGCGTTTGTAGTAAGGGATTTTCTCGACAGGTGTATCTAAAAAGTCACGTGAAGGTTCATACAGCACCGTTCAGCTGTAGGAActgtaataaatgttttatgaacGAATTACAGCTAGAGCGACATATGAGGTTTCATTCAGAGGAGAGGCCATTTAGTTGTGATGTCTGTAAAAGCAGATTTAATCAAAAAATTCATCTGGAAAGTCACATGAGGGTGCATTCAGAAGAAAAGCCATTTGTTTGCCATGTTTGCAGTAAAGCATTTTCACGACCCGGGGATCTAAACAGACACATGGGGGTTCACAAGGGCTGCAGCTAA
- the LOC110366367 gene encoding gastrula zinc finger protein xLCGF3.1 yields the protein MKTIETQKLQPAVQPNLIAVEGEGPEPDRNPVQLFSSQISKITVHKKGKSSKQCSNLKAQNATQAEENPFNCNLCGKRFKLKDSVKTHMMIHSGKREHSCDICGKEFLRKRSLQTHMRVHTGERPFSCDVCGSRYTLKTSLKKHMSIHTTEKTYVCTVCSKEFSQLHNLKKHMHAHTGEKPFICGVCSKGFSFSYSLKCHMQVHTGEKPFICGVCSKGFSLAFRLKLHMLVHTGEKPFICIICSKGFSQKVKLTKHMRIHTGEKPFVCSVCSKSFSQHWNLKRHMFVHTGEKPYICSVCCKRFLQHIDLKRHMRVHMREKQFVSKLF from the coding sequence atgAAGACAATAGAGACACAGAAGCTCCAGCCAGCAGTTCAGCCCAACCTGATTGCAGTGGAAGGTGAAGGTCCAGAGCCAGACAGGAACCCAGTTCAATTATTTTCTTCCCAGATCAGTAAAATAACAGTTCACAAAAAAGGTAAATCGTCTAAACAGTGCTCTAACCTCAAAGCTCAGAATGCCACCCAAGCTGAAGAGAACCCATTCAATTGCAATCTTTGTGGTAAACGATTTAAACTTAAGGATTCTGTTAAGACGCACATGATGATTCACAGCGGAAAGAGAGAACATAGTTGCGATATCTGTGGTAAAGAATTTCTACGAAAGCGTTCTCTTCAAACGCACATGAGAGTCCATACTGGGGAGAGGCCATTTTCCTGTGACGTCTGTGGTTCGAGATACACGCTAAAGACCTCTCTGAAAAAGCACATGAGTATCCACACCACAGAAAAAACGTACGTTTGTACTGTGTGCAGCAAGGAGTTTTCACAGTTACATAATCTAAAGAAGCACATGCATgctcacacaggagagaaaccatttATTTGTGGTGTTTGTAGTAAAGGATTTTCATTTTCTTACAGTTTAAAGTGTCACATGCAAGTTCACACAGGGGAAAAACCATTTATCTGTGGCGTTTGCTCCAAAGGATTTTCCCTTGCGTTCCGCCTGAAGCTACACATGTTGGTTCACACGGGAGAGAAACCGTTTATTTGTATCATTTGCAGTAAAGGATTTTCACAGAAAGTTAAACTGACAAAACACATGCGGATTCACACGGGAGAGAAACCGTTTGTTTGCAGTGTTTGTAGTAAAAGTTTTTCACAGCACTGGAATCTTAAGAGACACATGTTTGttcatacaggagagaaaccgtATATTTGTAGTGTGTGTTGTAAAAGATTTTTACAACATATAGACCTGAAGAGACACATGCGTGTTCACATGAGAGAGAAACAATTTGTCAGCAAATTATTTTGA